From Nitrospirota bacterium, a single genomic window includes:
- a CDS encoding ABC transporter permease gives MLKEHKINLHPKKAFRVWQRNLTVYRKLYKSSLIVNFVEPMIYLLAIGIGLGAYVKEINGVPYLNFIAPGILASSAMFAASFECTYGSFVRMTYQKTFDAILATPVNIEDLVLGELLWGTTKSVIYGSIILVVIAAFGLVESPLVIFLPLILIVSGLLFAEIAMIFTSISPGIDTFNYFFTLFMTPMFLFSGIFFPLDGLPPIIGQIAEFTPLYHLVNVCRSLTFGKAMPLMDILYLLAAASILLYPPIALIRRRLIK, from the coding sequence ATGCTTAAAGAACACAAAATAAATCTACACCCCAAAAAGGCATTCAGGGTCTGGCAGAGAAACCTGACAGTTTACAGAAAGCTCTACAAATCAAGCCTTATTGTGAACTTTGTCGAGCCGATGATATATCTCCTTGCAATTGGAATAGGCCTCGGAGCATATGTGAAAGAAATAAACGGCGTGCCATATTTAAACTTTATTGCCCCTGGAATCCTCGCATCTTCTGCCATGTTTGCGGCATCCTTTGAGTGCACCTATGGTAGTTTTGTAAGGATGACCTATCAGAAGACCTTTGACGCCATACTCGCAACACCAGTAAATATAGAAGACCTTGTCCTCGGAGAACTCCTCTGGGGAACAACAAAGAGCGTGATCTATGGAAGCATCATCCTCGTTGTGATAGCAGCCTTTGGCCTTGTCGAATCTCCACTTGTGATTTTCCTTCCATTGATACTCATTGTAAGCGGCCTTCTCTTTGCAGAAATAGCAATGATATTCACATCCATATCACCTGGCATAGACACATTCAATTACTTCTTTACCCTTTTTATGACCCCTATGTTTCTCTTCTCAGGCATCTTCTTCCCACTGGATGGCCTTCCTCCAATAATCGGACAGATTGCTGAATTTACTCCGCTTTATCATCTCGTCAATGTCTGCCGATCATTAACATTCGGAAAAGCCATGCCCCTCATGGATATACTCTATCTGCTTGCTGCAGCCTCCATCCTCCTCTATCCTCCAATAGCACTTATAAGGAGAAGGCTTATCAAGTAA
- a CDS encoding ABC transporter ATP-binding protein: protein MTLIEAQDLTKNFNSLCAVDNINFSIHKQECFGFLGPNGAGKTTTMKMIYCMVPPSKGTIHVFGLDVRKESRKIKGRIGVMPQEDNLDPDLTVYENLIVYSRYFDIPRNESRKRAYELLQFVELWEKQGVNIRSLSGGMKRRLILARSLINQPEILILDEPTTGLDPHSRHMVWQRLEELKKNGTTIILTTHYMEEAERLCDRVAIMDAGKIVSAGSPKELMDRYGGNLEDVYLKLTGKTLNA from the coding sequence ATGACCCTTATCGAGGCGCAAGATCTTACAAAGAATTTCAACTCCCTCTGTGCGGTTGATAATATCAACTTCTCCATTCATAAACAGGAGTGTTTCGGCTTTCTCGGCCCCAATGGTGCAGGAAAGACAACTACCATGAAGATGATTTACTGCATGGTTCCACCCTCTAAAGGCACAATACACGTCTTTGGCCTTGATGTGCGTAAAGAGTCGCGGAAAATTAAAGGAAGAATTGGAGTAATGCCCCAGGAGGACAACCTCGACCCTGACCTCACTGTATATGAAAACCTGATAGTTTATTCAAGATATTTTGACATACCCCGCAATGAGTCCAGGAAAAGGGCTTATGAGCTGCTCCAGTTTGTTGAGCTGTGGGAAAAGCAGGGAGTAAACATAAGGAGCCTCTCAGGAGGAATGAAGCGGAGGCTTATTTTAGCAAGGTCATTGATAAATCAGCCTGAAATACTCATCCTCGACGAACCCACAACAGGCCTTGATCCGCACAGCCGCCATATGGTATGGCAGAGGCTTGAGGAGCTTAAAAAAAATGGTACTACCATTATTTTAACCACCCATTACATGGAAGAAGCCGAGAGGTTGTGCGACAGGGTTGCGATTATGGACGCAGGGAAAATAGTTTCTGCAGGAAGTCCGAAAGAACTCATGGACAGATATGGCGGCAATCTTGAAGATGTTTATTTAAAATTAACAGGAAAGACTCTTAATGCTTAA
- the speB gene encoding agmatinase translates to MIEPVKPFLGSRKNYNASSIIIFSVPLDATTTFRPGARFGPSSIRDASYVLEEHDYITGEDILDVPFHDLGELQLSGDLSAALNEIKKAADKILKDSKKPLALGGEHLITYPLIQAMIKKYSDLHVIVFDAHTDLRDEYLGLKTSHATVMRRVYDLLGPKRLYQFGVRSGSKEEKDFSPGRIIGSSFPGKNLLNKLKAKPVYLSIDIDVLEPASAPGTGTPEPCGWSTKELINSIKALRGLNVIGADLVEVSPHHDPSGITAINAARAVRELLHLLHKTKF, encoded by the coding sequence ATGATAGAGCCGGTTAAGCCTTTCCTGGGCAGCAGGAAAAATTACAATGCATCCTCCATCATTATTTTCAGTGTGCCACTCGATGCAACAACTACCTTCAGGCCAGGGGCACGTTTTGGCCCATCTTCAATAAGAGACGCCTCTTATGTGCTTGAGGAGCACGACTACATTACAGGAGAGGATATTTTAGATGTTCCATTTCATGACCTTGGAGAGCTTCAGCTTTCAGGAGACCTCAGCGCTGCTCTTAATGAAATCAAAAAAGCAGCAGATAAAATTTTAAAGGACAGCAAAAAACCGCTTGCCCTCGGAGGAGAACACCTTATAACATATCCACTGATTCAGGCCATGATTAAAAAATATTCAGACCTGCATGTAATCGTATTTGACGCACATACAGATTTAAGAGACGAATACCTCGGGCTCAAGACCTCTCATGCAACAGTGATGAGAAGGGTCTATGACCTCTTAGGGCCTAAGAGGCTATATCAGTTTGGGGTAAGGTCGGGTTCAAAGGAAGAGAAGGACTTTTCACCGGGCAGAATAATAGGCTCATCATTTCCAGGAAAAAATCTCTTGAACAAACTGAAGGCAAAACCAGTATATTTAAGCATTGATATAGATGTCTTAGAGCCTGCATCTGCGCCCGGCACAGGGACGCCTGAACCATGCGGATGGAGCACAAAAGAGCTTATAAACTCTATCAAGGCACTCAGGGGATTAAATGTTATCGGGGCAGACCTCGTTGAGGTCTCTCCGCACCATGACCCCTCAGGCATAACAGCCATCAATGCTGCAAGGGCAGTCAGGGAACTATTGCACCTGTTACATAAGACAAAATTCTAA